Sequence from the Notolabrus celidotus isolate fNotCel1 chromosome 14, fNotCel1.pri, whole genome shotgun sequence genome:
GATGGGGAAAAAGGACAAAGAGGGACACCAATAGAAACAGATTTGCAAGACTGatataaaataacatttctaGGAATCAATTAATCAAAAATTGAGAAAAGATAAGACAAAATTAGTACCAGGGGTTAAGTAGTAATAAAAACATACTAGAGACAGGTCTAAGGTAAAAAAAACGAGCTcaaaattaaatctgtttttaaatgtagcaCTAGAAAATTAGGATATCCACAGACAGTGAGTTCTACAGGTtagtgaaagaaaaagaaaataatctcAGCTGTATTTTAAGGAAAAGAATAAAGACAAGTCAACAGACGAATTCCCCAACAGGGACAATAATCGTATCCTATTGTTTTGTATCCAATAATATTGGACTTTAAAATATAGTGTTGTAAGGCATCTTGTGATGGGTCCTATCAGAATGTAATATACTGTTTCATATTGTAATCTATTGCATTTAAGGGTATCCTAATTTGTCGTGTCGTGTCATATGGTATCATAAGTTTAAGgtacatttcgaccaagagttctgggtcttttagcccccagagaactactttaccctggactaaaaggttcctgtgcccccattgttgtctgcgtttcgaccatgagctgaagtcccgggtagatccctggcaaatcaggccagtgacgtatggagaaatttttttgtattaaataatatcttgaaatcttaaaaaaaaactaaactagtatgcattcccagaaactccctctgtgtttcaacaactatgtaaactcaacaaacactgttatgttcaatcgaaagtcccaggacctttgtaaagtactaccccctagcaggggcttctcaggggggagattatctacccctgaactaaatttagaccctggttcctctggtctaAACGCATGTCAATCAGGGgtgaagtccctagttccggggtagagttcctgtggtcgaaaaatgccttttGAGGATATAAAGGAAAAGCAGGAGAGGATCTTTAGAGGGTGAACTCGCtggaaaacaaactgaaacaaaatcTCTGATACTGACAAACAAGATAAATAATCATTAATactgcatttaaaatgtgtattttaaatgtgtttatttaaagatgtttttctacTTATTCATTCATCGACAGCTCGGCCTGAAATCTACACCCAGCTGAATGCAGAGACATCAAACGGCACTCACTACCAGTCAGTCTCCTGCTCTGCTGTCGGCGGCAGGCCTGCACCCCAGATCAGCTGGTTGGTTGGCGGCCTTCCCCCTGTGGATCATCATTTCACCATAGACGTATACAAAGCTGTTCATTCAAACGGCACCTCCACCCTGAGCAGCGTCCTCCACTTCCCAACCCACCTACAGGACGAGGACAGTGTCATCTGCGTCGTCCAGCACCCGACACTCCCGTCCCCCTTACTCACCACAGTGAGGGTGGAAACGTACAGTAAGCTCACACTCACagctgagggtgtgtgtgttgttgtgtttgtgcatctgTGTTGCCTGGAGGTGACAGATTGTATTGCATTAAAAGTCAGAGTTTTTGAAATCGTGCATCATGACTCAGCATCTCACAACACAATAACTTTCTCCTGCTGAAGTTTGAGGAGTAGTTCATTCTCTGTCTGCTCCACATTTACAGTGTGAGAACATCAATCAGATTACACAAAGTAATGCATTAATGTGAGTGCACACTCTTTCATTGGCGACAGACATATGGAGGAATATAATGCAGCACCTGCCTAATGTCTAATTAataatcttttttaattttactacAGTGCAGTGTGCAATATGTTGGCTGCACTCCACACATTCCTCTTTCCTCTGGCCTGTTGAGTGGTTCAAAAAGATTTGACAATTTTAAAACTTAACTTGGAGAGTTCTTGCACACTGAAGTAATGTTAACAGAAACAGCATCAAATAATCTGATAAAGATATATCACAGCTGCTAATCCATTTTAGACTACATACATACAAAGTTTCCTTCcttatttttatgattatttctGTATCTGCAGTTTCTTTCCGCTCTGACAATCATTTGGTACCTTTGGCCCCTCTTCTATTTTTTTGCATTCCACTGACTGCATAAAAAGATGTGTGTACATAAAGACCCCAGCGCAACAGCTGTTAAAAGCAGAAACTCACAGCTATGGAAAGTATAATAAGTCTTCTGTTAGTGTTCATTTCATCCCATCTTGCTGTTCCTTCTCTACACTGCCAATCCGGCGCACACAACAGAGCTGCATTtgttaacagagctgtcaatcatggcgaCATATAGAATTTTCATCAAGTCAAAAATGATAGTCCTGACATGAATTGGCATGATAAGAAGTAACTATAACAGCAGAAACCATATTGaacatatattttaattttcatgttcaaaccatgttccatctgttcacatggaggaggcagattttatgacctatactccAACAGTCAGTAGAGGgcgctctaaatcttttggcttcactttcaagGAGCTGTCAAGCCATCAACCTTTTCAAACTGTCTTTGTTTAACCCTCACACAGCTGTTTTCAGCAGAGAGCACTGATCAAGCCGTGGTAAACCAACTACTCTGCACCAAACAGCAGACAACCAATGGTGGCAAGCGGCTAAGAACAGTCGGACAAGCTAACACAGAGCTTTTTGCACTTCAGTGCTTCACTCAAGAGCCACAGAAGACTCAAACAAAGCTACAAGAATGCCAATATTGAGCTAAAAGACCACAAAGTCGTAACAAAGCTTTACATGGTTGTGGACAAAAAATCTTGAAATTACACATCAGTAGAATGGAAACAATACCAGTGCTTAACCTAACCACGCTGTGATGTTTTAAAGCGTTAACCACATGTTTGACAGACTCTTTATATGCATGCTCTTCCGCTGGCTTTGTTTCCACATTACTGGCCGGATTTCGAACACATTTGAGCAACACCATGTAATCGGTGTTAAGAGGTTGTGCTCATTTCTTATCTTAGATGAATGTGTGAAACATGActtaaacacaactttaaagcAAGATTAACACGTTTTACTGTAACTGGCACCAAGAAAAGAGGGTTGGAGGATGGTCCAAATAAACAGGATAGCCTGATGCCAGTTGTTTATATAATTTCTACCTCCTTTTCAGATTATAAATCCTTTTGTTATACCACAATAGTGAGAttaattaactttaaaaagaaagcaatACTGAGGTTTCAAATTGTGTTTGGACTGCCCCCTTGTGGTCACAAATTGTAGACTTATTGTCCTTGAATTTGAACTCTTTCATAGAAGTTAAGCATTTCTCCTTTAGTTGTCGATTAATCAggtaacttgtgttttttctttttccactttGGGGCAGCCAAGCATCCAAACCCCTGCATGGGCACAGTGAGTGTTCATACAGCAGATTGCGTGTTAACGATCCATTTAGCAAGAGCCAGGTCAGCCAGCTCGTTTGTCCACTGAAGTAATTGTGTAGCTGCAGTGGTAAAGTCCACACAAAACTGTAACAGATGGAAGTTTTAAAGCTAAAACgctttaactcactttaatcGTACATCCTCTTTCCAAACACCCGAGCTGTTACGAGGTGTTAGCTCACTTGTCGTACTCATTTGGGATATTCTGACTATAGCTTGACACCAGAAATTTTATGTATTTGATAATAGACTGGATCTCATCCGATTCCTCGTATAAAATCCTGCGGTTGTCTCGGTGTTGGCCGGACAGCAGCTGGGCCAGACATCTGCTCTCAGCTGCAGCCCGGCCAACAGATGGGACAGGTGATAAGCCTAAGTCAGCACTCTCCAGAAGCCCCTCACGGCTCGTGTTTAGCTAACATTAAACTCATCCGGCCTCTGCTTCCTATTTAACAAAAACACCCCCAGCTTCAACTGGCtatctgactttttaatttgctGGAAAAAACATTAGGTCTTGTGAAAGAATAACTCTTCTCGcctgtcttcctcctctgcagcgAGGCCAAATGTGACCATTAAAGCAGAGATGGTACAACGAGGAGGAAGTGACTTCTGGGTGGTCTCCTGTATTTCGTCTGGAGGGAGACCTGATACTGAAATCTCCTTGGCTTTGAACAGtgaagaggagctgcagagggagaTCGGCACAGACTCAGGCACACAAACGAGCTCAGTCCTCCTACCTGTGACTGAGTACGAGGGGCACAACGTCACCTGTGTGTTTGACCATCCCAAatttacacacacagtgacacaagtCATAACCCTGCCTTCTTTCTGTGAGTATCATTGAGGTTCCATATTCAAATGAGTCCTCAGAGTCTGATGAGGTTGCAGAaaaacagtgatgtgtttttttgttctgcAGATTTGTCAGGAGTTAAGTTGTTGTACTCAGACCTGCAAAGCAACAGCGATGACCACCAAGACACTGAAGTGTTAGAGCTGCAGGAAGGACAGAGGGACACTGCCATCAGCCTGCAGGCCATCGGGAATGTGCCTCATTACAACATTACCTGCAAAAAGTAAGCAAATGTAAAAGCCTGTGGTGCCAACACGGCATGAGCGTTGATCActtttaaagtacttttaatCACTTATATTCTCCCCTCTGGCTTTGTACCTCACTATAACTCTgagctcctctttctttatgACCAAACATGACTGCGTGTGATCTTTAAGCAAAACTCAGTTCCAAAGTCACAGCTAAAACTCAACCCTCGACGTGACATTTACACCCTGTAACCTTCTGTATGAATGTTGCAGAGGTGTGATGGTGGTTTAAAGTTGTCTCACCTCTGTGCCAGCATTAGAAGTAACAGGCGAGACGAAGCACTGGGGGCGAGCTGACCAGGGTAAcacaacactgtgtgtgtgtgtgtatgtcaagCTCCTGCTGTGCATTACAGCACTGTTTCAGACTtgtaacatgaaaaaagtgacaaTGACATGAGCTGTACGGGCCCTTGGACTGAGTCCCCTTCCTAAGGATATCATGCATCCTGAATCAACGCTGTATTTGAGTCATCACACTTGTGCAGACTGTGTCAAGTTCTCagatcaatgtttttatttgtgtgattTTTGTATTGtctttacatcttattttattttaggtttactttatttaaatgtattctctaTTTGTGCACTATTATTCTTGTACTACTCTTGCTACTGTCTGTGTTGCTACTACAACCAAATTTCCCCCCAGGATCAATAAAGTGTTATCTTTTCTTAAATTCCTCCTGCATGTTGACTGACACGTTCTCTTTTACTTCCATGCAGAGCAGCTTGTAGATTTGCTTTTGGAAATTTGTGCAATCAGAAAGATATTATCATGTGACCTCAGTTCATGCTTTTAAATCTGTCTTCTGTGAGTTCCTCGACTTCACACTACACTTCAGAAGCAGCTCTTGTGTCACTGCACATAGTTGCATGCAGAGAGGAGCCTGATGTAAAATCTGTTAaccactgacattttttttctttcctctttttctttttggttttctAGTGTTCgtcatatttttgtgtcttttcaaaATTAATCCAGATATCTTTGTTTTCACATGCGTACTTCAACAACAACCTACATATTGTGAGGAGGATGTGGTAACACGCTCAGTAGCTTTAAACCACAACTGACTGAGACGGCAGGAACCAGATTCAGTCACGCTTCCTGATTGATATAATAATAACGGCTACATTTAACTACAATTTTTAAATCTTGTTAAACTTGAGCATGAATTCTGCTTAATGCACAGTATTTTGGCGTGTCCCTGCAGGGATGATGGGCCCATGCCTGAGGATGTGGAGATCACTGGCAGCAACTTCACACTTCAGGGTCCTGTGGGGCTCCAGCATGCCGGCCTGTATGAGTGTTTCCTCTCTTATCGCCATCTTCAAGCTGTGCAGAAGTTTAACGTTACAGTGAAACCTCgagttttacagcctggtgagTAACAGTTTGTTGGAAATTTTTCTGGTAAGATTTTTTATGATCACATTCGGAATTTCCTGCAATGTCAGACCCTGAAATATTGATGTGgatccttccctctctcctcgccCTTCCTCTCAGTTCCTCCCGTTATACGGCTCGATATGCAGACCAAAGATGGACGCCAGGTGATTGAGTGCTCAGCAGCTGATGCTGTTCCTGCAGCCAACATGTCCTGGCTCCTACTGGAGGGTGTGTCTGGAGTCTCTTGGTTCAATTTCACTTCTCATAATGGAAGCCACTCAGTCAGAGGAGTTTTACTCCTCCCTGCCTGCTCGCCTCGGGAGctctctgcagagtgtgtgataAATCACCCTGCGTTCGAGGAGCCACAGAACAGAAGTATAACACTCCCTCTTTGCGGTATGTTCAACAAATCGAGTGATGGTTGATTTTGTCTAAGTAGCAGACATATTTGCCAATGTAAGCGCACCATAGATTTAATCTTTTCCTCTTGAGAAACTCCTCACATCCTGTGGTTCCTTTCCCACACAGCTCACCCCAACATCACTGTCAACTCCAGCACCGAGTGGAAAGACGGTGACGAGTACACAGAGGTGGACTGCTCTGTGGAAAGTGTTTTTACTGCAGCAAACATAACCTGGCGTGTTGGAGACACTGACAGCAGCATCAGTTCTCTCTCAGACACTAAAGTGCACACTGATGGTGTGGTTTCTTCCCGTAGCTCTGTGCACTTTCTGTCCTCTTTGTATTCTGGTCACAATTTGACCTGCATGGTGGAGCATCCGAGCCTGGAGGCAGCAGAAAAAAGAACAGTCCACATTCTTGTGCACAGTACGttacttcttctttctttcacacatttctctctctctctgactcacacacattctcatcctccttcctgtcatcctgtgttttgttttccagaAGCCCCTCAGCTGAGTGTGTCAGTGGTGGTGAGACAGAAAGACTCTCCGCTCTGGCTGGCTGTGTGTGACTGCAAAGGGGCGGGTGTCGGGACAAACCTCGCCTGGGTTCTTCCTGAAAATGCTGAAGAGCAAACATCGCTGCACACGGAGTCCGAAGGCCTGGTCCTGAAAGCCAGGCTGACTTATCAGTTTCCTTTGGCTCTTCATGAGGGGCAGAACCTGACCTGCGTGTATCGTTCTAAACTTGGAGCCGCAGAGAAGAAGACCATTCACATCCCTGAATACCGTAGGTGTAAAAAAATCACCTGCACGCTTCAGTTCCTCTAAGTGTATTAGATTGACTAGATTGACTAGATTAAAGTTTAATCTCCAACTCCCTATCCTCCAGATATTTCCTCTGTGAGTGTTCTGGATCACACGACTCCTCTGCAAAGCTACCACAGACGTGAACCGGTCATTCACAAACTGTCTCTTCAAGAAAATCATCACAACCAGAGAATACTGCTGAAAGTCAAAGGCAACGTGCCGCAGTACAACCTCAACTGTAACAGGTGATGAACCCCTTATTATCTACCATCTTatcatcatgaggaaacacctgcTCGCACTGTGCACTTCCCAAACCCTATTTTCTCACCATGAGAACAACCCTTAAGAGGAAGGCTGCCTTACAGAACTACTCAGGGTTAATGAAGCGCTTCTTTCACTGTTAACCCATGCTAGTTTTGGTATGGTCATGACTCTCGTGTGGTATGGTCATGACTCTCATGTCTACCTCTTTATTCTACTTCAGAATGACTTCTTAAGATCTGTTTTGTCCGGCACC
This genomic interval carries:
- the si:ch211-149e23.4 gene encoding uncharacterized protein si:ch211-149e23.4 isoform X2 — translated: MDGEPFSRNSDISEPESATNLTVKMSVSSVKIEGEYLCEFETEEAFYTDSVYVTVVARPEIYTQLNAETSNGTHYQSVSCSAVGGRPAPQISWLVGGLPPVDHHFTIDVYKAVHSNGTSTLSSVLHFPTHLQDEDSVICVVQHPTLPSPLLTTVRVETYTRPNVTIKAEMVQRGGSDFWVVSCISSGGRPDTEISLALNSEEELQREIGTDSGTQTSSVLLPVTEYEGHNVTCVFDHPKFTHTVTQVITLPSFYLSGVKLLYSDLQSNSDDHQDTEVLELQEGQRDTAISLQAIGNVPHYNITCKKDDGPMPEDVEITGSNFTLQGPVGLQHAGLYECFLSYRHLQAVQKFNVTVKPRVLQPVPPVIRLDMQTKDGRQVIECSAADAVPAANMSWLLLEGVSGVSWFNFTSHNGSHSVRGVLLLPACSPRELSAECVINHPAFEEPQNRSITLPLCAHPNITVNSSTEWKDGDEYTEVDCSVESVFTAANITWRVGDTDSSISSLSDTKVHTDGVVSSRSSVHFLSSLYSGHNLTCMVEHPSLEAAEKRTVHILVHKAPQLSVSVVVRQKDSPLWLAVCDCKGAGVGTNLAWVLPENAEEQTSLHTESEGLVLKARLTYQFPLALHEGQNLTCVYRSKLGAAEKKTIHIPEYHISSVSVLDHTTPLQSYHRREPVIHKLSLQENHHNQRILLKVKGNVPQYNLNCNRSDGSSVKMDGSAMVFPSELTERDEGLYTCQASFYHHTAKVVIQVEISNPDKLFALMTIICMSSALAILLFLVVTLWVCCKRNCRPEYKKRESLSALTTLMQEPASPESKKPSVSEKDSKEYAQLINYSIVIDVKSNV
- the si:ch211-149e23.4 gene encoding uncharacterized protein si:ch211-149e23.4 isoform X1 produces the protein MKAVTGEFRGAVRQKTEGFQTPSSKSPSTSAYLQGLTTPGPGGGPILEITNNITAVLGEEEYLRCRYTVDSEVLSAVWKRQINSRIKSKPLAGYMDGEPFSRNSDISEPESATNLTVKMSVSSVKIEGEYLCEFETEEAFYTDSVYVTVVARPEIYTQLNAETSNGTHYQSVSCSAVGGRPAPQISWLVGGLPPVDHHFTIDVYKAVHSNGTSTLSSVLHFPTHLQDEDSVICVVQHPTLPSPLLTTVRVETYTRPNVTIKAEMVQRGGSDFWVVSCISSGGRPDTEISLALNSEEELQREIGTDSGTQTSSVLLPVTEYEGHNVTCVFDHPKFTHTVTQVITLPSFYLSGVKLLYSDLQSNSDDHQDTEVLELQEGQRDTAISLQAIGNVPHYNITCKKDDGPMPEDVEITGSNFTLQGPVGLQHAGLYECFLSYRHLQAVQKFNVTVKPRVLQPVPPVIRLDMQTKDGRQVIECSAADAVPAANMSWLLLEGVSGVSWFNFTSHNGSHSVRGVLLLPACSPRELSAECVINHPAFEEPQNRSITLPLCAHPNITVNSSTEWKDGDEYTEVDCSVESVFTAANITWRVGDTDSSISSLSDTKVHTDGVVSSRSSVHFLSSLYSGHNLTCMVEHPSLEAAEKRTVHILVHKAPQLSVSVVVRQKDSPLWLAVCDCKGAGVGTNLAWVLPENAEEQTSLHTESEGLVLKARLTYQFPLALHEGQNLTCVYRSKLGAAEKKTIHIPEYHISSVSVLDHTTPLQSYHRREPVIHKLSLQENHHNQRILLKVKGNVPQYNLNCNRSDGSSVKMDGSAMVFPSELTERDEGLYTCQASFYHHTAKVVIQVEISNPDKLFALMTIICMSSALAILLFLVVTLWVCCKRNCRPEYKKRESLSALTTLMQEPASPESKKPSVSEKDSKEYAQLINYSIVIDVKSNV